The following are encoded in a window of Algiphilus aromaticivorans DG1253 genomic DNA:
- the gloB gene encoding hydroxyacylglutathione hydrolase encodes MKDAIPLPAFTDNYIWAWHRDGHAAVVDPGDADVVRAWLAAECVQLSDILITHWHPDHIGGVATLVAETGARVCGPAAEADRIPPMDRQLADGDTLEVLGDAFRVMAVPGHTLGHIAFVGDDCVFCGDTLFHMGCGRLFEGSPEQMQHSLAALASLDGDSLVYCTHEYTLANLDFARHVEPENPRLTAIEEAARAARAEHRPTLPTTIGEQRAANPFLRSEEPELAEAVSRQLGEKVAPGLPTFSALRALKDQY; translated from the coding sequence ATGAAAGATGCCATTCCACTCCCCGCCTTCACGGACAATTACATCTGGGCCTGGCACCGTGACGGCCACGCCGCGGTGGTCGATCCGGGCGACGCTGACGTCGTGCGCGCCTGGCTCGCCGCCGAGTGCGTGCAGCTGTCCGATATCCTGATCACCCACTGGCACCCCGACCATATAGGCGGTGTCGCCACTCTCGTCGCCGAGACCGGCGCACGCGTATGCGGGCCAGCCGCGGAAGCCGACCGCATCCCGCCCATGGATCGACAGCTGGCGGACGGCGACACGCTGGAGGTGCTCGGCGATGCCTTCCGCGTCATGGCGGTCCCCGGTCATACGCTGGGCCACATTGCATTCGTCGGTGACGACTGCGTCTTCTGTGGCGACACGCTCTTTCACATGGGATGCGGCCGGCTCTTCGAAGGCAGCCCGGAGCAGATGCAGCACTCCCTGGCGGCTCTGGCGTCGCTTGACGGCGACAGCCTTGTGTACTGCACGCACGAGTACACGCTGGCGAATCTGGACTTTGCGCGCCACGTTGAGCCGGAGAACCCGCGCCTGACGGCCATCGAGGAGGCCGCGCGCGCGGCCCGCGCCGAGCATCGCCCCACTCTGCCGACAACCATCGGTGAGCAGCGCGCGGCCAACCCCTTTCTGCGCAGCGAGGAGCCCGAGCTGGCCGAGGCGGTCTCGCGCCAGCTTGGCGAGAAGGTCGCGCCGGGCTTGCCTACCTTCAGCGCGCTGCGTGCCCTGAAGGATCAATACTGA
- a CDS encoding transglycosylase SLT domain-containing protein: protein MRALRGALAATGLLLISAAQAGEVNAWERFCAQTALTSETTPAVDGAAQALARSPLHFRELMIRGEPWFWPILQQTQQRGMPAEIALLPAIESGFQARAESHRAAAGLWQLIPSTARRFGLRVDDGLDQRLDVGHATRAALDYLEYLHGRFGDWPLALAAYNAGEGRIVRALHAVGASPGANVRREALQLPPETTRHYRRLLGMTRVVCAPEAHGVRLPTLPARSLIRLVHLDRPVDLAEIAAIGRMSRQELESINPAHSEQPSSAPHRLWIPAHQERRLREHLSQTDGPQLVDFGAYRVRRGDTLSHIALRHGTSTSQLRSLNELPDSRIRIGMELRVPLASGDGRREL, encoded by the coding sequence ATGCGCGCCCTGCGTGGCGCGCTCGCCGCGACTGGTCTGCTACTAATATCCGCCGCTCAGGCCGGCGAGGTCAACGCTTGGGAGCGCTTCTGCGCGCAGACGGCGCTGACCTCTGAGACGACACCCGCTGTCGATGGCGCGGCGCAGGCTCTGGCGCGCTCGCCACTTCATTTCCGCGAGCTGATGATCCGCGGTGAGCCCTGGTTCTGGCCGATACTGCAGCAGACGCAGCAGCGCGGCATGCCGGCCGAGATTGCGTTGCTGCCGGCTATCGAGAGCGGCTTCCAGGCCCGCGCCGAGTCCCATCGCGCGGCTGCAGGGCTCTGGCAGCTCATACCGTCGACCGCCCGGCGTTTCGGGTTGCGCGTCGACGACGGCCTCGACCAGCGCCTCGACGTCGGGCACGCCACGCGCGCAGCGCTCGACTACCTGGAATATCTGCACGGCCGTTTCGGCGACTGGCCGCTGGCGCTGGCCGCCTACAACGCCGGAGAGGGCCGTATCGTCCGTGCCCTGCACGCCGTCGGGGCGAGCCCCGGTGCCAATGTGCGGCGAGAAGCACTGCAGTTGCCTCCCGAAACGACCCGGCACTATCGCCGACTGCTCGGGATGACCCGCGTGGTCTGCGCACCCGAGGCACACGGCGTGCGCCTGCCCACCCTGCCCGCGCGCTCCCTCATTCGCTTGGTGCACCTGGATCGGCCCGTGGATCTCGCCGAGATTGCCGCCATCGGACGGATGTCCCGGCAAGAGCTGGAAAGCATCAACCCGGCGCATTCCGAGCAGCCTTCCAGCGCGCCCCATCGCTTGTGGATTCCTGCCCATCAGGAGAGGAGACTGCGCGAGCATCTGAGCCAGACGGACGGACCGCAGCTCGTCGACTTCGGCGCCTACCGCGTGCGCCGTGGTGACACGCTTTCGCACATCGCGCTGCGCCACGGCACCAGCACGAGCCAGCTTCGCTCACTCAATGAACTGCCGGACAGCCGCATTCGCATCGGGATGGAGCTGCGCGTACCCCTCGCGAGCGGCGATGGCCGGCGCGAGCTGTAG
- a CDS encoding tetratricopeptide repeat protein: MTRSPIAGLLSRLMLSSLLWLPLAASGNSDTRVELDRSLNEAKSALLAQEAGLRQQETALRYPPHARTSIYVDKRSGGFILESLEVRIDGRTVASQDYGLTEARALADGAMQRILRVALPRGDHEISVRYNARALRGGDGEPVSGELQGRFEKGPEALDVIVPVAISPQPIEYRQIAPDARGDASGKQGIDRVVAGSEKDPRLGHARFLNGTGSNFGALVELRQVDSGSGDAALPESFDWLLARSYLNFGMHDEARRAYRRLGQRTTDRERLNAALLDLAEFEYERGYVFEAVERLRDLRNQIAPEQMTRWQDITSRVLLAQGRYGEAADVLRERADRSDHSVFMRYNLGVALLNDGQLNEGRSTLDAISRTRINDDAERALRDRANTVLGYHFLRAEQGGTARPLFSRVRTEGPFSNRALLGMGWAELAPRGSRQDRQTLVEDEDSEGFRDVASLGVLIRPGFFEADIYERLANRPFRRDNLGESEEESLLRALVVWNELVKRDPMDAAVQEGMLAIPYALDRLGDYEQAMQRYQKAIDVFEEARKRIDQGIRSVEGALMLNTIVRRDASAQSGYNWRLLDLPDLPETYWLNRLLAEHRFQEQLKNFRDARLLAQRVEAIRNQVDDIFMAASALPAPPDSEILSGGYSMLDRRDLPALRLRSDMRLRMRDVRDPAEAAPVHIPLRAAAPPLNFDGRREAYARAASDLAPAQQRLERIAREQSEAVRAMAIEELEEQREVLERYLLEARFAVARLYDRRLRDDRNPNP, encoded by the coding sequence GTGACCCGAAGCCCCATCGCCGGCCTGTTGTCGCGGCTCATGCTGTCCTCCCTCCTCTGGCTGCCCCTTGCGGCATCCGGAAATAGCGACACGCGCGTCGAATTGGACCGCTCGCTCAACGAGGCCAAAAGCGCGCTTCTGGCGCAGGAAGCGGGGCTGCGGCAACAGGAAACCGCACTGCGCTACCCACCCCATGCGCGCACCAGCATCTATGTGGACAAGCGCTCCGGCGGCTTCATCCTGGAATCCCTGGAGGTACGCATCGACGGTCGCACCGTCGCCAGCCAGGACTACGGCCTGACCGAAGCCCGCGCTCTCGCCGACGGCGCGATGCAGCGCATTCTCCGTGTCGCCTTGCCGCGCGGCGATCACGAGATCAGCGTGCGCTACAACGCGCGCGCCCTCCGAGGCGGCGATGGCGAGCCGGTTTCCGGTGAGCTGCAGGGCCGCTTCGAGAAAGGTCCAGAGGCACTCGACGTCATCGTGCCGGTAGCCATCAGCCCACAGCCGATCGAGTATCGGCAGATCGCCCCCGATGCGCGCGGGGACGCCAGCGGCAAGCAAGGCATCGATCGTGTTGTCGCCGGCAGCGAGAAGGACCCTAGGCTCGGTCACGCCCGCTTCCTCAATGGCACCGGTAGCAACTTCGGCGCGCTCGTCGAGCTGCGCCAAGTCGACAGCGGCAGCGGCGACGCCGCCCTTCCGGAAAGCTTCGACTGGCTGCTTGCACGCAGCTACCTCAATTTCGGCATGCACGACGAGGCGCGCCGCGCCTACCGAAGGCTCGGCCAGCGCACGACCGACCGCGAACGCTTGAATGCAGCGCTGCTCGACCTCGCAGAGTTCGAGTACGAGCGCGGCTACGTTTTCGAGGCTGTCGAGCGTCTGCGCGACCTCCGCAACCAAATCGCACCGGAGCAGATGACCCGCTGGCAGGACATCACCAGCCGCGTGCTGTTGGCGCAGGGGCGCTACGGCGAAGCTGCGGATGTGCTGCGCGAGCGCGCTGATCGCAGCGATCACAGCGTTTTCATGCGCTACAACCTCGGCGTCGCGCTACTCAACGACGGGCAGCTCAATGAGGGACGCAGCACGCTGGATGCCATTTCTCGGACGCGCATCAACGACGACGCCGAGCGCGCGTTACGCGACCGCGCCAACACAGTCCTGGGCTACCACTTCCTGCGCGCCGAGCAGGGCGGCACGGCGCGCCCTCTGTTCTCGCGTGTACGCACCGAAGGCCCCTTCTCGAACCGCGCCCTGCTCGGCATGGGATGGGCGGAGCTGGCGCCGCGCGGAAGCCGGCAGGATCGACAGACGCTGGTTGAGGACGAGGACTCGGAAGGCTTCCGAGACGTCGCATCACTAGGCGTTCTTATTCGCCCGGGCTTTTTCGAGGCCGATATCTACGAGCGGCTGGCCAACCGCCCCTTCCGGCGGGACAACCTTGGCGAAAGCGAAGAAGAGTCCTTGCTGCGTGCGCTCGTCGTGTGGAACGAGTTGGTCAAGCGCGACCCCATGGATGCCGCTGTCCAGGAAGGCATGCTGGCGATCCCCTACGCCCTCGACCGCCTCGGCGACTACGAGCAGGCCATGCAGCGCTACCAGAAGGCCATCGACGTCTTTGAGGAAGCGCGCAAGCGCATCGATCAGGGCATTCGCTCGGTCGAAGGCGCGCTCATGCTGAACACCATCGTGCGGCGCGATGCCTCTGCGCAGTCCGGTTACAACTGGCGGCTGCTCGATCTTCCCGATCTTCCCGAAACCTATTGGCTGAATCGCCTGCTGGCCGAGCATCGCTTCCAGGAACAGCTGAAGAACTTCCGCGATGCGCGCCTGCTGGCGCAACGCGTGGAGGCGATCCGGAACCAGGTTGACGACATCTTCATGGCAGCGTCTGCACTGCCGGCGCCGCCGGACAGCGAGATACTCAGCGGCGGCTACAGCATGCTCGATCGTCGCGACCTGCCCGCTCTGCGCCTGCGCAGCGACATGCGCCTGCGTATGCGTGACGTCCGGGACCCCGCTGAAGCAGCGCCCGTGCACATCCCGCTGCGGGCTGCCGCGCCACCACTAAACTTCGATGGACGCCGTGAAGCCTATGCACGCGCAGCGTCCGATCTTGCGCCGGCACAACAGCGCCTGGAGCGCATCGCCCGTGAGCAAAGCGAGGCCGTACGCGCCATGGCCATCGAAGAGCTCGAGGAGCAACGCGAAGTGCTGGAACGCTATCTGCTCGAAGCCCGTTTCGCCGTAGCCCGTCTCTACGACCGGCGCCTGCGCGACGACCGGAACCCGAATCCATGA
- a CDS encoding tetratricopeptide repeat protein encodes MMRKSLYRLFPVPAIFLAACGGYGGGAEREPQTIRDLERQEAPQERDIRVEESQAVEANPELALENYRELLELSGDETTRAEAQRRMADLQLMMEDTDPDAQSDRRVREAIALYRNLLDQRPNDPGNDRVRYQLARALQNVGEIDAAITTLRDLIEKHPDSPYAADGRFRRAELLFSSRRHAEAAEEYEAVISLAGQTPFFEVSQYKYAWTLYNLGRHEDALEVIFSILDRELPDGEPHEPAATLAEVPQAQRDLVRDVLRLSSLSLSAMGGGEAANEVMASREEPRFYPLIYAALGEFLLDRERYTDAADAYAAFIARYSQHELAPEFQVDVVDSYRAGGFEALRLAEQERYINTYDPAADYWGDNAASEGVVATLRDYLDDLSSYYHARAQESTRDAEWPAPKEDFLTAAGWYQRTLDIFPDAEDAPEVHFLMAETLLAGGETVAAAEAFHASAYDYPSHERSGEAGHAAVLAYYEAVEAIGEGDRTQALRRAVSEATRFAEGFPEHPQRLPVLTRAAEDLYRIADYENAISVASRVLNETGVPTKLLRSALTVRADAEFTLERFTAAESSYIDLLGMLSETSGEERTRVADQLALSIFRQGEALETEGDKRAAVAQYLRIGQITPDAEIRPNAEYDAAVLLAELEDWEGAARVLEGFQSRYPEHELAPDADKRLATAYEASGQPARAANAYARIAGRAGESPEVREEAAWKAALLFDDAGQSGRAVAAYENYMGAPQRQSARATRALRRLIALTEGRDPAAHRRWLQRAAGASGNTAEAQLLAAESRLALGRAAAEEARQLQLSQPLRDSIAARQEKVREARDHLDRAASFGFESVTPAATLALARVYQDFAEALLVADPPSGLSGIERDEYTLLLEDQAFPLEEQAISLHEANLRRIPEGAWNADIRASWRALEELVPARYGEEPILEDHYDALR; translated from the coding sequence ATGATGCGAAAGTCGTTATATCGCCTGTTCCCAGTTCCCGCAATCTTCCTCGCCGCTTGCGGCGGATACGGCGGCGGCGCCGAGCGCGAGCCACAGACCATTCGTGACCTCGAGCGACAGGAAGCACCGCAGGAGCGCGATATCCGTGTAGAGGAATCGCAGGCGGTCGAGGCGAATCCAGAACTGGCGCTCGAGAATTATCGCGAGCTTCTCGAACTGTCAGGCGACGAAACGACGCGTGCGGAAGCGCAGCGTCGGATGGCGGATCTCCAGCTGATGATGGAGGACACCGATCCGGACGCACAATCCGATCGGCGTGTGCGTGAGGCCATAGCGCTCTACCGCAATCTGCTCGACCAACGTCCGAACGATCCGGGCAATGATCGAGTGCGCTATCAGTTGGCCCGGGCGCTGCAGAACGTTGGAGAAATCGATGCCGCGATCACGACTCTGCGCGATCTGATCGAGAAGCATCCCGACAGCCCTTACGCCGCCGACGGCCGCTTCCGCCGCGCCGAACTGCTCTTTTCAAGCCGCCGCCACGCGGAAGCCGCCGAGGAGTACGAGGCGGTCATCAGCCTCGCCGGGCAGACGCCTTTCTTCGAGGTGAGCCAATACAAATACGCCTGGACGCTCTACAACCTGGGACGCCACGAGGATGCCCTGGAGGTCATCTTCAGCATCCTCGACCGCGAACTTCCCGATGGCGAGCCGCACGAGCCTGCGGCAACTCTGGCCGAGGTGCCGCAGGCTCAGCGCGATCTGGTGCGCGACGTGCTTCGTCTGAGCAGCCTCTCGCTGAGCGCCATGGGTGGCGGCGAGGCCGCCAACGAAGTCATGGCCAGTCGTGAGGAGCCACGCTTCTATCCGCTGATCTACGCCGCGCTCGGCGAGTTCCTCCTCGACCGTGAGCGCTACACGGATGCGGCCGATGCTTACGCTGCGTTCATCGCGCGTTATTCGCAGCACGAGCTGGCACCCGAGTTCCAGGTGGATGTCGTTGACAGCTACCGTGCCGGCGGCTTCGAAGCGTTGCGCCTGGCCGAGCAGGAGCGCTATATCAACACCTACGATCCGGCCGCCGACTACTGGGGCGATAACGCTGCCAGCGAGGGCGTCGTCGCCACGCTGCGCGACTATCTCGACGATCTCTCCAGCTACTACCACGCCCGCGCCCAGGAATCCACGCGTGACGCCGAATGGCCCGCTCCGAAGGAGGATTTCCTGACCGCAGCCGGCTGGTATCAGCGCACCCTCGACATCTTTCCGGACGCCGAGGATGCCCCCGAGGTGCACTTCCTGATGGCGGAGACATTGCTCGCCGGCGGCGAGACCGTGGCCGCAGCCGAAGCCTTCCACGCCAGCGCCTATGACTATCCGTCGCACGAGCGCAGCGGTGAAGCCGGTCACGCCGCAGTGCTCGCCTACTACGAGGCCGTAGAGGCGATCGGAGAAGGCGATCGGACCCAGGCACTGCGCCGCGCAGTAAGCGAAGCGACCCGCTTCGCCGAAGGCTTCCCCGAGCATCCGCAACGGCTGCCGGTTCTGACACGCGCGGCAGAGGATCTCTACCGCATCGCTGATTACGAGAACGCGATCAGCGTCGCCTCGCGTGTTCTCAACGAGACCGGGGTCCCGACCAAACTTCTGCGCAGCGCGCTCACCGTCCGGGCCGACGCCGAATTCACCCTGGAACGCTTCACCGCAGCAGAAAGCTCCTACATCGATCTCCTGGGCATGCTGAGCGAGACTTCCGGTGAAGAGCGCACGCGTGTCGCAGACCAGCTCGCGCTCAGCATCTTCAGGCAGGGCGAGGCACTGGAAACGGAGGGCGACAAGCGCGCAGCGGTCGCCCAATACCTGCGCATCGGCCAGATCACACCCGACGCCGAGATCCGCCCCAACGCAGAGTACGACGCAGCCGTGCTGCTCGCCGAACTCGAGGACTGGGAAGGCGCAGCACGTGTGCTGGAAGGCTTCCAGTCGCGCTACCCGGAGCACGAACTCGCGCCGGACGCCGACAAGCGTCTGGCCACCGCCTATGAGGCTTCCGGGCAGCCGGCGCGCGCGGCCAACGCCTACGCCCGTATCGCAGGACGAGCGGGTGAAAGCCCGGAAGTCCGCGAAGAAGCCGCCTGGAAGGCCGCCTTGCTCTTCGATGACGCCGGGCAATCCGGAAGAGCGGTTGCGGCCTACGAAAACTACATGGGGGCCCCACAGCGTCAGAGCGCGCGTGCCACACGCGCGCTGCGCCGCCTCATTGCACTGACTGAGGGGCGTGACCCGGCTGCCCACCGGCGTTGGCTGCAACGCGCTGCGGGCGCTTCCGGCAACACTGCCGAAGCGCAGCTATTGGCAGCCGAATCACGCTTGGCGCTGGGACGGGCCGCAGCCGAAGAAGCACGACAACTCCAACTCAGCCAGCCGTTGCGAGACAGCATTGCCGCGCGCCAGGAAAAGGTTCGCGAAGCACGCGACCATCTGGATCGCGCCGCGAGTTTCGGCTTCGAATCGGTGACCCCTGCAGCCACGCTGGCGCTGGCACGGGTCTACCAGGACTTTGCCGAAGCGCTGCTGGTGGCCGACCCGCCCTCCGGGCTCAGCGGTATCGAGCGCGACGAGTACACGCTACTGCTAGAGGATCAGGCCTTCCCGCTTGAGGAGCAGGCCATTTCGCTGCACGAAGCCAACCTTCGCCGCATACCCGAGGGAGCTTGGAATGCCGATATCCGGGCATCCTGGCGTGCCCTGGAGGAGTTGGTGCCTGCCCGTTATGGCGAGGAGCCTATCCTGGAGGATCACTATGACGCGCTGCGCTAA